In Prinia subflava isolate CZ2003 ecotype Zambia chromosome 1, Cam_Psub_1.2, whole genome shotgun sequence, the DNA window AGGAGAAAATGTATGTACCTGTGTGATTAAGGCGTAGAGCTTTGAAGCTCACACCCTGAGTGTACCTGGGGGCTTATAGGTGGTTGAAAATGCTTTGGTCCACAGTTCTTATTTATGGATGTGCTGTAGAACAAAAGTGACTTTTtcaaaggcagggaaaagaaaaagattataACAGGTCTTGAAATAGGTTCTTTTGGGGTCTATTGTCATTTGTGGTTTTCCCAACACTCTTACTGTCAGACGTGGAAGGTAGAGTCTGTCCCTAAAAGCTCATCAGTTTTGTATAAAGTGTGCAGGGGGCAAATAAAATACCTGTTTTACTTCGGTTTTGTCTCATCAGTGAGATAGGacagtaattttaatttcttttttccctaagtTGTTCTTTCTATTTGGAGCATGTGAaggaaaaatcctgcttttgAACATGCTTAGAAGTCAGTGTGTTTGGGTTCAGATACCGCTTTTGCTGCATGTACCATATAAATGGAGGATAATCAGTCTCCAGGCTCTTGTTTTGAGtccattttttcattctgatgTGGGTAATTTTGGAGCATGTTTTGGAAAGAGGATTCCATTTTCCCCTGCTTCTCTCTGAAGTTACGAGGACAAGGCTTGCACCCACATGCTCAAGGAATTCTCAGGACTGAAGTGTTTCACTGGTTTGGTTCCATACTGAGCAAGAGGACGTGGGGTGTGTACTGGGGGGTGATGCTAGTTGCTGGTTAATTAAACCCCAGTTCACATTTGTACATCTAGTTGAATCCTTTTTCCCCTTGGATGGCTACTTGGCAGCAAAAACTTACCAAAATCTTTAATGTCAAAACCAGATGTTTATATTAACTTTAGGAGCTTTCCACAATGTAAGTTCTGTCACTGTCAGCAGCCGCTTTGTGGGCAGGTCTGAGATACTGCTAGAAGTTGGTTGAGCTTGACTGCAAGTTATTATCTAACACTCTAGCCAATATGTTTTTCAGTCTGTTTGGACGTTTCTCCTCCCTTTTAGAAATCAGTTCTACTTACTTTGTGGAAAATCCTGTTATGAGagctttatttttacattttgtattATTTAGGACAGCAAAATTGTTGCGGACCCAAGAACCTGTCATTTTGCCTAAAAATCAGTCAGTTCTGTATCAGCGCCGACTCTTTTCTGGTGAAACTGTTTTGAATATCCTTCCCATGAAATGTTTTCCAGTGTGGCCAAAGTAACTAGACATGGCAATGCTGAGCTTGACAAAACAGTGATTGCACAACTGATATATGTGACTCCAACCCTGCTGTGAGACTTCTGACCCATTCACTTTCTAATTACGGTCATTAAACGTTCTTGGACTCTCAGCAGACAGAACATTCTCTTTGGCCTTGTGGATGCATCATTCTCACTAAGCTGGATTTAAAATTGAATTCTGGTCATAATATAAAATATCCATACTGACTTCTTAATCCAGCAACCTCCTCAGCCAAATGCAACATCAGCAGCTACATCAGGTGCAGCAGAACTCTGCCTAGGTGCCAGCTTCTTCTGTGAAAGTCCTTTCATGCATTTTGTATCATCTACTTCAGAGAATGTACTTGAGGAGAATTTTTTACACCATTAGTATTGTACTGCTTCCCTTTAGAAAAATCCTTTGTGTTACTGAGTGTGTGTATAGTACTTACCTGAAGGCAAAAGTATTTCCAGTGATTGCTCCTGAGCATAGATGGATCTGAAACAGTCTGAAGAGAAAACAGCATTCAGTTTCAAGATGTGTGTTGAACAGAATGTTATACTTCAAGGTCCTGCTTCTGCATGACCTGTGGGCATTTTGCCCATTTAATTGTGTAGAGCCTAAGGTAAACTTTGCATCTGTTCAAGTAAATTTGAAACCCAAATTAAAGATCCAGCATAAATTTAAATGATGAATGTAGAATTTTAGGTGCAGGTGGCAAAGTGTTTCAAGTCCATATCCCTTCTTCTTACAGCATTTGTGTGAGTCCACATGGTTAtctcaagtaatttttttttcctttttgcttctaAGAACTGAAGCATATTCACACCTTCCCCTACGCCCCTGAATAGCAAGTGGTATAGCTTTGAGTCATGTGAGTTTTTTAGGCAGTCTCCATACTCATCATGCTCTTTAATTCCACATTACAGTATTTCTGTAGGGTTTCTGATATGTGGAGTTCTAAGGTCATCACTTTTTATAAGTCATTTCATACTGCTTGGCCAGTGCTCCAGCAATACAGAAAAGGTCTTTTTATTTCTACCTAGGGGCATAACCTGCAGGATCTTATCTGAGTAGCCATTTATGGCTAAAACTGTTGGGCCTTAATCACTAATGGGTAAACTCTCCCTTCTTGCAGCTGTTGCATGCTATGGTAATACAAAGTGCCCAGCTGAACTTGGCACAGCTTAAGAATTTCCCTAAGAAGCCTGAGAGTGCCAGTTTGCAGTGCAGCAGAAACCGCACTTTCCAAAAAAAGCTTTCACTCTGCACTAGGCAATAAGTGGAGGttaaaaatggggaaagtctgtgtgtgtttttccctTTAATCTAGTTCTTTGTCTTTCCTTGCAAGGTCTGGTGTTTCTCCTCTAGTCTCGTTACCTCCATTCATGGCCAGACTTTCTCATTGGACACAATCCTTTTCCTTGTCTGTCCGTGTCCTCGCATACCCCTACCGGTCTGTTGGCGCTTACTGGTTCTCCCCATTCTCCTTAGGTTATCCAAATCTCCACCCTTCTGCAAGCACACAGTTGTGCCATAGTTTTGCATCCTTCCCACATTGCAGGCTTGGGGCTGGATTCACATCTGTTCTCCAAATGCTTGCGGCAGGgtggaggggggaaagggagcagGGTTGTGTTTTCTATAATGAGTTTGGATGGTGAAAGAGCCTCTGATGTTGGTTTGCAAATTCAGCCAGTCAGCAGTGAGACTGATCAAAAAACTGCATTGGTTGTCACGCAGTATCCTTTTTTCTCACTGTCCCGGGGTTTATATTGCAGTAACAGATCATAGGCTGTCCCCAGATAGACCCAGGGCCAACATATTACATTTGGGATATGGACAAAATCAGTCCCTTGCTTTCCAGGGCTCACAGCCTGAAAGCAACCTCAGTGACTGCAGTGGAGTTTCTTGTTTCATCTGGTGTGAGGCTCAGCACAGCAAATCCAAACAATCGGTCAGGGTGATTCCACCCTTGCAACATGAGGATGCCTTCACCGTGTCCAACACACCATTCCTCACCCACCTTTCTGGTCCTGCTGTGTGATTTGTTCTTACTGCTTCCTTAACCTCGCTGTGTTTTCCCACTTAGGCTGCTCCAAAGTAACGTGCATCAGTTTGACTCGCGAAGCCTCCATCAAGCTGTCTCCCTTGCACGGGAAGCAAATCTCCATCCGCTACTTGGACATGACAGACTGCTTCGTCCTGGAGGACGAGGGGCTGCACACCATTGCCGCCCACTGCACTCAGCTGACCCACCTGTACCTGCGCCGCTGCGTCCGCATCACCGACGAGGGTCTGCGCTACCTGATGATCTACTGCACGTCCGTCAAGGAGCTGAGCGTCAGCGACTGCCGCTTCGTCAGCGACTTCGGCCTGCGGGAGATCGCCAAGCTGGAGTCGCGCCTGCGGTACCTGAGCATCGCGCACTGCGGCCGCATCACGGACGTGGGCATCCGCTACATCGCCAAGTACTGCAGCAAGCTGCGCTACCTCAACGCGCGGGGCTGCGAGGGCATCACGGACCACGGCGTGGAGTACCTCGCCAAAAATTGCACAAAACTCAAATCGCTGGACATCGGCAAGTGCCCTCTGGTCTCAGACACCGGCCTGGAGTTTCTGGCCCTCAACTGCTTCAACCTAAAGCGCCTGAGCCTGAAATCCTGCGAGAGCATCACTGGGCAGGGCCTGCAGATTGTAGCTGCCAACTGTTTTGACCTGCAGATGTTGAACGTGCAGGACTGCGAAGTGTCTGTGGATGCTCTGCGATTTGTTAAACGACATTGCAAGCGCTGTATTATAGAGCACACCAACCCTGCTTTCTTCTGAGGGGACACCCCGCACCTGTCATTGCAATGCAGTATTAAAAACACTGATGTATAAACACACGCTCCCATATTCAGTAATGCTGTCTTTTCTGTCGCTCACGGGAGTCAGTTTTTTCTGTACCTTATGGGTGAAGGGGGTTTCTAGAGGactattttgtttgctttttgtatGATCACTTTTCAAGGTGCTGTGGGTCTCTGTGGAGAGAGAGGCTGCCTTAATGCAAAAGGAATGAGTGCTCAGCATCCCCGGTGGGGTGTCATTTCCATAAGGGCCATGATCGTGTCCCAGGCTACAGTAGCTGCCTCCAAAGGAAATAGCACATGATCCCTCCTTGGAAATGCTACTAAGCTGTGTCAAATACATCTGAATTCTAGCTGTGCTCATGAAGCTCACTATGCAATATTGTGTCTGTGTTCCCCAACTTTTTCCAATATGGCTGATAAAGCATCCTCTTGTCTCCAAGTAGTTTCTTTTTGGTAGTCATCCATTATAATCCCTCGGGAAATACTGGGTAATGTTCTTAAACATACTCATTTGAGGCAGAGTAACACCTGCTGGCCATTGCTGAGCACTTCTGTGGAGTGAATCTAGAGATTGTGCCCATGCACGGATTCTCTTGGGAAGCCCATCTCCAGGTCACTCGTGCATCATCGCTACTTACCTTCATTTCTAGATTTGTCCTCTCCAGCATGTGTAGTACCACCCTCTGGTATTAGTTAGGGACTTCTGGCTCTGATAAGCAGTGATGTATTCATCTGAGTGAAGGAGAACAAATGAGATATACGTGGCctggcaaaaggaaaagccagcaaaccagcCTAAGAAGCTGCTGTAATTCTGCAACAAGCTGAGATAGTACTGTAGAGAGGCTCTGAGGCGTTGTGGAGCAGCTTGCAGGGTGCAGTCCCaattgctgtgctgtgcagctgtCACCAAAAAGTCTGGCTTTGTCCCTTTGCTGAACCTTTTCAGGCATCACTGCAGTGAATGCTCCCTGAGCAAACCGGGCCCTTGCATTGAGGTAAAGTTAGTATGTGCCTTAAAACACTTGGAAACCTGACCCTTTTCTGTGGCCTTCCAGTTCAAAGGATAGTTGGCTGATCTCAAGACTTCAAAGACATTAGCCTGACGTTAGATAAcacccctggggacagaggggcttGGAGTGTTACTCACATTAGATTTAGATTTTTTGAGACTTTGGCTCTGTGTGTTCCCTTAGGCTGGAGATACAGCTGCGTTCAACAAACAATTAAACAGCAGAGTTGCCCTGTGACACTGGGAGCTTGTGGTACTCTCATGGTCACTCTTGCTTTTGCATGAACAGGAGTGTTTTGGAAGTCCCCCATCTCATTGGCTCCTTCCCCAGAGCATGTGGTTGATTCATGGCTACTTTCTTCACAATTTTTTGGCAGCTCTTCGTCTGCATTTTCACATGTAATGCTCACATCTGAAAGCCAGACACGTGAGGGGTGATGATATTTTCAGGCAGGCCCCCTGTGCCTGACTGACAGGTGAATTCATATGTTCAGCTCAAACGCTGTAAGTGTCTCATAAGAAGGGAAGCACCGTGTCTGGTTTTCATAAGCAGTAGTTCCATCGTCTCCAGACAACACTAATAAAATCAGTGGTATGAAGTGAAAATCAATATGCTCAAGAAAAACATGTAACTGCTGAGGAAATACTTATAACAATActctctgaaattaaaaaaaaaaatttaaaaaaggccATGGCTTGGACATGTCCCTAGAGTGGTAACTTGTCCTACTGCTGCAAAAATTCCTGTAACTTATGGATGTTCCTccaattttggatttttttttttttttttttaatacaggaTGGCATCAGCTCTGAATTATAAATTAAGTTATACTAAAGCTAAGAGGGCCATGGAAAATGAATTTGTCATTGCTACTGTTACTGGTCAGTGACTAATATGAAGTGATACCACCCTTTGGACAgctaatttaattttgattttcctttccatatTTCTAAAATAAGAGATCCTTCTCCAGCAAGTAATACAGTATATTTTATCCGAGCCAGCTATACTCTCTATCCTTTATCTAATAATGGCCTCAAGGAATTTAAATGTTGAGCCCTGAGGATGGTGGGAATTTGAGCCATTTGCACTCATGAAATATAAGGCCTCACTAGTAACATTTaattgtttattaaaaaaaaaaaaagctactttTCTGGATATGTTAAATTGAGTGAATAGTGCTACATGGTTTTTAAAGTTTCTAATGTTTAAATTGGCCTGTACTGTACAAATCTCACTATAAAGCCTTAATTTGCTaccaagaaataaaacaatatatTGGTAACTGATGAGCATGCAGCGTCATTTGCACTAACTGATTAACTGctagtaaaaaagaaaatattaaatactcGTAAAACTCAAAAAGTAGTGGGTGATTGAGTATATCAACCCATCAGGTAGGTGAATGACTattaaaagagggaaaaaattgttATGGATTATTACTTCCCctgtctctctctttaaaatttgtttttcctcatgtGGTTCTCCTTGACCCTGAAACATAATCAGAAACTGGAAGtgtaagtaaaagaaaaaaccagcatattaaaaaaaccccaagtacAAAAATTTCAGGAGGGCCTCTGCATTGGTTTAAAGGCATGTTAACATATTTGATGAGAAAAGTAAAATGGAACAACTGAGAGGGTAGAGCACTCACTGGAGCAGTGTTTCCTTTTGAATGCTCTAGAAACCCTTCTCGGGGGGGCACTGGTAGAAAGTTAATAAAGGTAATTTTTTAAGCTAAATGTTTTTAAGTACATAGTCTTACATGATCTGAGTTGGTACTCTGACACTGCTActtatttcaagaaaatttgAACTTAACTTAGGGATGCAGCTTGCCTGATTTGACTTTTAACCTTTTTTCCCATGTCTACTTCCAAAATGACAGAACcagaaaacactggaaaaactgttctggaaaaaaattaaataggcATGTGGAGCTGAGTTTGCTGAAAAGGCTGCAATGTGTGACTGATGTGTCTTCTAGTTTAGGGTTAGCAAAGACTATAAATTTCCTGAGTGAAAACATAGGTGATTCTTGAACCATAAAATTCAGGCTCAGGCACTGAGGCTT includes these proteins:
- the FBXL7 gene encoding F-box/LRR-repeat protein 7 — its product is MGANNGKQYGSEGKGSSSISSDVSSSTDHTPTKAQKNAATSEDSDLSMRTLSTPSPALIFPPNSPGFQNGRGSSTSSSSVTGETVAMVHSPPPTRLTHPLIRLASKHQKEQANIDRLPDQAMIQVFSFLPTNQLCRCARVCRRWYNLAWDPRLWRTIRLTGETINVDRALKVLTRRLCQDTPNVCLMLETVIVSGCRRLTDRGLYTIAQCCPELRRLEVSGCYNISNEAVFDVVSLCPNLEHLDVSGCSKVTCISLTREASIKLSPLHGKQISIRYLDMTDCFVLEDEGLHTIAAHCTQLTHLYLRRCVRITDEGLRYLMIYCTSVKELSVSDCRFVSDFGLREIAKLESRLRYLSIAHCGRITDVGIRYIAKYCSKLRYLNARGCEGITDHGVEYLAKNCTKLKSLDIGKCPLVSDTGLEFLALNCFNLKRLSLKSCESITGQGLQIVAANCFDLQMLNVQDCEVSVDALRFVKRHCKRCIIEHTNPAFF